A stretch of Usitatibacter palustris DNA encodes these proteins:
- the ispH gene encoding 4-hydroxy-3-methylbut-2-enyl diphosphate reductase codes for MSVEILLAKPRGFCAGVDRAIAIVERALELHGAPIYVRHEIVHNKFVVEDLRAKGAVFVEELSEVPAGATVIFSAHGISLAVRREAEARGLKVFDATCPLVTKVHVEVAKMREQGREVIMIGHEGHPEAEGTMGQSDKGMHLVECEEDVAKLQVANPDHVAYVTQTTLSMDDCARIVAALKTRFPTIIGPKKDDICYATQNRQDAVKFMAPLCDVVIVVGSPNSSNSNRLREVAQNFGRAAYLVDKADELRREWIEGKGTIGVTAGASAPEVLVQDVILRLQSLGAKRVRELEGITEAVTFPLPRTMTRSDA; via the coding sequence ATGAGCGTCGAGATCCTGCTCGCCAAGCCGCGCGGCTTCTGCGCCGGCGTGGACCGCGCCATCGCCATCGTCGAACGCGCCCTCGAGCTGCACGGCGCGCCCATCTACGTGCGCCACGAGATCGTCCACAACAAGTTCGTGGTCGAGGACCTGCGCGCCAAGGGTGCGGTCTTCGTCGAGGAGCTCTCCGAAGTGCCGGCGGGCGCGACCGTGATCTTCTCCGCGCACGGCATCTCGCTCGCGGTGCGCCGCGAGGCGGAAGCCCGCGGCCTGAAGGTGTTCGACGCCACCTGCCCGCTCGTCACCAAGGTCCACGTCGAAGTGGCCAAGATGCGCGAGCAGGGACGCGAAGTGATCATGATCGGCCACGAGGGACACCCCGAGGCCGAAGGCACGATGGGCCAGTCGGACAAGGGCATGCACCTGGTCGAGTGCGAGGAAGACGTGGCGAAGCTCCAGGTCGCCAATCCCGACCACGTGGCCTACGTGACGCAGACCACGCTCTCGATGGACGATTGCGCCCGCATCGTCGCCGCGCTGAAGACGCGCTTCCCGACGATCATCGGCCCGAAGAAGGACGACATCTGCTACGCCACGCAGAACCGCCAGGACGCCGTGAAGTTCATGGCGCCGCTGTGCGACGTGGTGATCGTGGTGGGTTCGCCCAACAGCTCCAATTCGAACCGCCTGCGCGAAGTGGCGCAGAACTTCGGGCGCGCGGCCTACCTCGTGGACAAGGCCGACGAGCTGCGCCGCGAGTGGATCGAAGGCAAGGGAACGATCGGCGTCACCGCCGGCGCCTCTGCACCGGAAGTGCTGGTGCAGGACGTCATCCTGCGGCTGCAATCACTGGGGGCCAAGCGGGTGCGCGAGCTCGAGGGCATCACCGAAGCGGTGACCTTCCCCCTGCCGCGCACGATGACGCGAAGCGACGCCTAG
- the lspA gene encoding signal peptidase II, with translation MPDTPQKHWSVWLLLSLVVLVLDLATKAWVSQVFRLGEVREITPFFNLVLAHNTGAAFSILAGAGGWQRWFFIVLTAVVCVVLLVLLKRNHANRLFALATGLLLGGALGNLYDRATLGYVVDFVQLHAAGYYWPAFNVADSAISVGVVLLIWDSFREAGRAPATVREEKP, from the coding sequence ATGCCTGATACGCCGCAGAAGCATTGGTCCGTGTGGCTGCTGCTCAGCCTCGTCGTGCTGGTCCTCGACCTCGCCACGAAGGCCTGGGTGAGCCAGGTGTTCCGCCTGGGCGAGGTCCGCGAGATCACGCCGTTCTTCAATCTCGTGCTCGCGCACAACACCGGCGCGGCGTTCAGCATCCTCGCCGGCGCGGGCGGCTGGCAGCGCTGGTTCTTCATCGTGCTCACGGCCGTGGTGTGCGTCGTGCTGCTCGTACTCCTGAAGCGCAACCACGCCAACCGCCTGTTCGCGCTGGCGACCGGCCTCCTGCTCGGCGGTGCGCTCGGCAACCTCTATGACCGCGCGACCCTCGGCTACGTGGTCGACTTCGTGCAGCTGCATGCCGCGGGCTACTATTGGCCTGCGTTCAACGTCGCCGATTCCGCGATTTCCGTGGGCGTCGTGCTTCTGATCTGGGACAGTTTCCGCGAGGCGGGCCGCGCACCGGCCACCGTCCGCGAGGAGAAACCATGA
- the ileS gene encoding isoleucine--tRNA ligase: MRGDLAKREPVWLKDWDEKGLYFRIRKACAGRPLFILHDGPPYANGDIHMGHAAGKILKDIVVKSKTMAGFDAPYTPGWDCHGLPIEHQIEKKHGRNLEPNKQRALCREFAAEQIARQKVDFKRLGIHGDWDNSYTTMNPPTEGAEIRALGRIWKQGLLYRGLKPVNWCIDCGSALAEAEVEYEDRTSPAIDVGYRMIDRDKLAKLAGAPLTDAKPIDAVIWTTTPWTLPGSQAISVNPELAYVLAETDSRYLLLAAELAEKSLARYGLAATIVPGTIAGAQLEGLKAKHPFLDREVPIVVGAHVTLDAGTGLVHTAPAHGVDDFDMGVKYKLSLEQPVDDEGKYKSFVPLLAGTSVRAADKPILELLQARNAPQSDTALLKHEPFRHSYPHCWRHKTPIIFRATTQWFIAMDKPAAGGKTLREAAMKAISETTFYPAWGRGRIEAMISGRPDWTLSRQRNWGVPLALFLDRETDQLHPDTEALIEKAAAMVDKGGIEAWFAASCEDFGVDPKAYRKISDTMDVWFDSGVTHFSVLRGLAGQRWPADLYLEGSDQHRGWFQSSLLTGCAMDGRAPYNALLTHGFTVDGQGRKMSKSLGNVIAPQKVNDTLGAEMIRLWIAATDYSGELAISDEILKRVVESYRRIRNTLRFLLANIADFDPQKDLLPPDQWLEIDRYALAMTRAFAQECTEAYGRFEFHTVTQRMQIFCSEDLGAFYLDILKDRLYTCPRESRARRSAQSVLHHVTQVLLRLMAPVLTFTAEEAWTVLHPGKEESLFFHTWNDVLPAQADENGLAVKWARLREIRAVVQKELEALRQAGSIGSSLAAEVELAAPEGDRALLESLGEDLRFALITSAARVVPGAELAVRVTPSAHAKCERCWHYRADVGSNPAHPAICGRCVTNLKSPGEPRTHA; the protein is encoded by the coding sequence ATGCGCGGGGACCTCGCGAAACGCGAGCCGGTGTGGCTCAAGGATTGGGACGAGAAGGGCCTCTACTTCCGCATCCGCAAGGCCTGCGCCGGGCGCCCGCTCTTCATCCTCCACGACGGCCCCCCGTACGCCAACGGCGACATCCACATGGGCCACGCCGCGGGCAAGATCCTGAAGGACATCGTCGTGAAGTCGAAGACGATGGCCGGCTTCGACGCGCCCTACACGCCCGGCTGGGATTGCCACGGCCTGCCGATCGAACACCAGATCGAGAAGAAGCACGGCCGCAACCTCGAGCCCAACAAGCAGCGCGCGCTGTGCCGTGAATTCGCCGCCGAGCAGATCGCCCGGCAGAAGGTGGACTTCAAGCGCCTGGGGATCCACGGCGACTGGGACAACTCGTACACCACCATGAATCCGCCGACCGAAGGCGCGGAGATCCGCGCGCTCGGCCGCATCTGGAAGCAGGGCCTGCTCTACCGCGGCCTGAAGCCGGTCAACTGGTGCATCGATTGCGGCTCCGCCCTCGCGGAAGCCGAGGTCGAGTACGAGGACCGCACGTCACCCGCGATCGACGTGGGCTATCGCATGATCGATCGCGACAAGCTCGCGAAGCTCGCGGGCGCGCCTCTCACGGACGCGAAGCCCATCGACGCGGTGATCTGGACCACGACGCCCTGGACCCTGCCCGGCAGCCAGGCAATCTCCGTGAACCCGGAACTTGCGTACGTCCTCGCGGAAACCGACTCGCGCTACCTGCTCCTCGCCGCCGAGCTCGCCGAGAAGTCCCTCGCGCGCTACGGCCTCGCCGCGACGATCGTTCCCGGCACCATCGCCGGCGCGCAACTTGAAGGGCTGAAGGCGAAGCACCCGTTCCTCGATCGCGAAGTACCGATCGTGGTCGGCGCGCACGTCACGCTCGATGCGGGTACGGGCCTCGTGCACACGGCACCCGCGCATGGCGTCGATGACTTCGACATGGGCGTGAAATACAAGCTTTCGCTCGAGCAGCCCGTCGATGACGAAGGCAAGTACAAGTCCTTCGTGCCGCTCCTCGCCGGCACCTCCGTGCGTGCCGCCGACAAGCCGATCCTGGAGTTGCTGCAGGCGCGCAATGCGCCTCAATCCGACACCGCCCTGCTCAAGCACGAGCCCTTCCGCCACAGCTATCCGCATTGCTGGCGCCACAAGACACCGATCATCTTCCGTGCGACCACGCAGTGGTTCATCGCGATGGACAAGCCCGCCGCCGGTGGGAAGACGCTGCGCGAAGCGGCAATGAAGGCGATCTCCGAGACGACGTTCTATCCGGCCTGGGGCCGCGGCCGCATCGAAGCGATGATCTCCGGCCGCCCCGACTGGACGCTTTCCCGCCAGCGCAACTGGGGCGTGCCGCTCGCACTCTTCCTTGACCGCGAGACCGACCAGCTGCATCCGGACACCGAAGCGCTGATCGAGAAAGCCGCGGCCATGGTGGACAAGGGCGGCATCGAAGCCTGGTTCGCCGCGAGCTGCGAGGACTTCGGGGTCGACCCGAAGGCGTACCGCAAGATTTCCGACACGATGGACGTCTGGTTCGATTCGGGCGTCACGCACTTCTCGGTGCTGCGCGGACTCGCCGGCCAGCGCTGGCCCGCCGACCTCTACCTCGAAGGCAGCGACCAGCATCGCGGCTGGTTCCAGTCGAGCCTGCTCACCGGCTGCGCGATGGATGGCCGCGCGCCGTACAACGCGCTCCTCACGCACGGCTTCACGGTGGACGGCCAGGGACGCAAGATGTCCAAGTCGCTGGGCAACGTGATCGCGCCGCAGAAGGTGAATGACACGCTCGGCGCGGAAATGATCCGGCTATGGATCGCCGCCACCGACTACTCGGGCGAGCTCGCGATCTCCGACGAGATCCTCAAGCGCGTCGTCGAGAGCTACCGGCGCATCCGCAACACGCTGCGCTTCCTGCTCGCCAACATCGCCGACTTCGATCCGCAGAAGGACCTGCTTCCCCCGGACCAGTGGCTCGAGATCGATCGCTACGCGCTCGCGATGACGCGCGCGTTCGCGCAGGAATGCACCGAAGCCTACGGGCGCTTCGAGTTCCACACGGTCACGCAGCGCATGCAGATCTTCTGCTCCGAGGACCTGGGCGCCTTCTACCTCGACATCCTCAAGGACCGGCTTTACACGTGCCCGCGCGAATCACGCGCGCGGCGATCGGCGCAGTCGGTGCTGCACCACGTGACGCAGGTGCTGCTGCGCCTGATGGCCCCGGTTCTCACGTTCACCGCCGAGGAGGCCTGGACCGTGCTGCACCCCGGCAAGGAGGAGAGCCTCTTTTTCCACACCTGGAACGACGTTCTTCCGGCGCAGGCCGACGAGAATGGACTCGCCGTGAAGTGGGCGCGCCTGCGCGAGATCCGCGCGGTCGTGCAGAAGGAGCTCGAAGCCCTGAGGCAGGCGGGCTCCATCGGCTCGTCGCTCGCCGCCGAGGTGGAACTGGCCGCGCCCGAAGGCGACCGCGCCCTGCTCGAAAGCCTTGGCGAAGACCTGCGCTTCGCGCTGATCACGTCGGCCGCGCGGGTCGTCCCGGGCGCCGAGCTCGCGGTCCGCGTCACGCCGAGCGCGCACGCCAAGTGCGAACGCTGCTGGCACTATCGCGCCGACGTCGGGTCCAACCCCGCGCACCCCGCGATCTGCGGGCGCTGCGTCACGAACCTCAAGAGCCCCGGAGAGCCGCGCACCCATGCCTGA